Genomic DNA from Desulfonema ishimotonii:
TTCCGTTTCGGCTCATAGGAATATGTTGTTTCCAGACCGCCGGAGGTGACGGTTTTCAGCAGATCGGACTCCGGCACATAGGAATATGTCACAACACCGTTTTTCACGCCTGCGGCCCAGTTCAGGGAGCCGAACCGTCCCGTGGCCGGATCATACCCGTAGGTCACGCCGTATTCTTCGGCTCCGCTGCCGGTCTTCAGGCCGAACCCCGCCGGACGGCCTTTCAGCGTGTCGCCGCTGCCGGTTTCGTACTTCCGGGCCAGCGTCAGCGTGTCGGGGCCGTAAATTCCGCCCGCTGCGACGGTTTCGCTCCTCAGGGCCAGGGTTGCCGGATCATATGCAAATGTGCGGATACCCGCGGCATCCGTGATCCGTGTCTGCCGTCCGAGCAGGTCATACCCGAAGGTGATCTCCGGCGTTCCGTCAGAATAGCCGATCTTTTCCAGCTCGCCGGTTTTGTCCTTGTACTCGTAACCGGTCGTCAGTGAACCGCCATTCCGTGCCCATGTCCGGGTTTCCAGCTTTCCGTCCGCGTATTTTTTGGCCTTCAGCAGCCCGGTAATCCGGATATATTGTCATCGAAAATCCGGACAGCCCGGAAGTTCGTCAGGAACCGGAATCACAGCCTGAAAATCCACATCCGGGTTTTCAGGATACGGGTAACCCGAAGCTATTAAATACTGATTCTGAACCAATACTGAAAGAACGAACGACTGACGATAAAGCTAAAGCTCCGGCCAGTGTCGTTGTCGTTTCTTCGGAACCAAAGAAAAAACTCCGGGAAAAACCGGACACTGTTTTACAGGCCGGATCAGAAGCCGGGAAAGCGGCTGTTCCCGAAGAAATCCCCGATCAGCTTCAGGAAAAACCTGAACCTTCTTTACAGGCCCATCCGGAACCCGCAAGATCACCTGAACCGGAAGACGAACTGGCTTCCGTGCTGGAGAAAATCCCGGAAGAATACCGGAAGAAGCTGACCCCCCTCATGAGGGCCAAACTGAAAGCCGGGAAATCGCCGGAAACCATTGTGGCCAATGCACTTTATTCGATTGCACATAAACCGCAAAGACTTCAGGCATATACAGGCGGTGCCATTGACAAGGATTACGCAGGCTCTTCAGGATGGGTTCCGGTGGACGCACAACAGGAAGCCCGGGCAGCGTTAAGGGCGCAGCAGGAAGAAGCACGGAAAGAAGCGGAAGAGGAAGCGCTCCGGCAGCAAAATGTGGAAAAAGAGAATGCGCTCCGGGAAAAGGCACGGGAGCGTTTTAAGCAAATGCCCACAGAAGAGCAGCAAAATCTGAGAAACGCTTTTTTAAAGCAGGCAAAGCCCTTTGAAGTCAGACGATTCCTGAAAATGCGGGCAATGGAAATCCTTAAAAACATTGCTTTCATGGATTTTATTGTGATGAATTATGCCTGCGTCAGTCCGTAGCGGATTCTTGTGGCAGACAGGACAGACCAGCGGCCTGTTATATCGAACGAACGTGAGGAACCTTTTGAATATTTTTTCCCATTCTCTACTCTGTGGCATATTGACTTTGGATTATTCGTTTCACAAATGATGGATATGATAATATTCTTTATAGCCGGATGATAGAAAGTGTTTAATATTTATGAAAAAAAATCCGTTTAACATTTCCGTCATTTTCAACAATAAAATACTGTCCGCATTCTTTACATCTGTATTTTCCTAATGTTTTAATATTTTTTGGCTCTTTGGGATCTTGCGGGGTAGTAAAATATGGTTGTCAGTGTAACAGCCTTTAAGTATTGAACTTTAATAAAATGAGGGCATTTTTCAATGTGTTCGGGATTTCGAAGCCTTATCGGACATAACAGCTCGTTATTCAGACATATTATCGGAATACATCAGTTTTACTACCCCGCGAATTCCCAAAGAGCCTATTTTTTTCTATTTTACAAGAAGGACATTTTATTTTAATATATTTGCTATTTTCTTTATCAGTCAAAATCAGGTAACATAAATATATTATAGAAATAAAAGACCATACTCCGATTAAACTGATAAAAATCCCAGCTATTATACATAAAAAGCCATAGATATTTGCCTGATTCCCACGGATAATACTTCCTGATCTTGTTTGAAAATATCCATTGTCTATTATTTCTTTTCCATCTTTAATAAGATAACTACTTACAAAAAAGGAAAAAATGCTGACTATTATACACATAAACACGATAGATATATGTAATAGATATTTATTTTTCTTCATTTTTTTATTTATGCCCAAGTTTATAGTTAAATGGTAAATAATTAAAGTGTCGATATTTTTTTACGACACCTAAAAAAACATATATTCAACAGTTTTCTGGTTCCTCGCTGTTTTGTATGGGTAAAGGCTATTGAATTTCTCATAGTGCCCATGTAAAGAAGTAATATGAAAGAGACAGAATTAATTCAAACGGGTCTTGGCCTGACGCATCCGTGGAAGGTTGAATTATGTGAATTTTCTCAATTACAGCGTCGTCTTGATATTTATATGAGGCATCGGGGAGTTTTTGTCAGCTCCCCAAAACATCATCCAGATTCAGAAGCATATCTTAAAAAATGGTATTTCAAAGCGACGCACAGCCGCATATTCAATAAGAAGACATTGGGATGGCGTGTTAAACTGGTTTCAATCCCATATCAGCAACGGTATTCCCGAAGGAATAAATTCTCTGGTACAGAGTGCAAAAAGCAGAGCCAGAGGGTTCAGGTCAGACCGATATTTTCAAAATATTATTTTCCTTATTACCGGAAAACTGGAACTTGGCTTACCCACATGAAACAGCGAGGAACCAGTTTTCTTTATTTTTTAGATATTTGGTTTTTCACTTCCTGCAAAGAAAACATCATTCCAATTAATTGAATGCAAATTTATGGCAGTGTCAGTAATTCCTAGTATAGTTGATGCATAAGGTGCTACTTTAGCAACTCCTGAAAGCCATCTTAACATTTTGGGATTTGCTAACGCCTTCAATTCTTCTGCACTCCTTCCGCCTGCATCTGCAATATATCCGAAAGAACCTGCTCCAAATGATTGTGCTCCAGCTTCATATGAGGATTCACCACAAACTCTTGCACTAACATATCCATTAGCAACAGCAACAACATACGCGACAGCGCCAGCCGGAAGAGCAAATGTCGCACTACTTGTCATACCTGCTATAGCCATAGATGCTCCGATCATTCCACTTCCCCACATACAATACCACCCTTTACTATTATTACATCTACATGTATTCCACTCACCTCTATGTTTCATTGCCGATTCCCAAGATTTGCCCGCCAACTCCAAGTTTGCCTGTATATCTCCCAATCGTGAATAATATTCAGCTTTTTCAGTCAGGTAATAATTATAATAAACTTTAACTCTGTAATTTATCACACGTTCATTTACATTATCTTCTTTACGCCATCTATTTTTCAACATTTCAATATTATTCCATTCTCCCTCTGCCTGCAAGAAATCATCAGCAAAATATTTCATAGTTTGTTGTAACAGATAGGCTCGCCTGTTATATTCAAAGCTTCTGTTCAAATCTCTTTCATATTTATCGAAGTGAGTATCACAAAAACTGGAAAAAAGTCCTAAATTATCCCAAACATTTATTCCATCGTTTCCTGCAAACATAAACATATTGGGCCCACCATATTCTTCCAAAGGATCCCTGCTGATCCACCGCCCGATTTCTGCCGAGTAATACCGGAACCCGTAATAATACAGGCCGGTTTCCGCATCCAGATATTTGGTGGAGAACCGGAACGGGTTGTTCTGTGCATCATCGCCTTCTGCCCGGATTTCATTGCCGAACGGGTCGTATTCATAACGGGCAACAATGGCCCCGGCTTCATCCACAAGCTGGCCCACGTTGCCGTTGGCGTCGTATGTGTACCGGCGCACCTCTCCCCCGGACACACTGCACAGCAGCCCGCCGATGCCGCCCGCACCCTGCACGGACTGTGAGAGATCGAGGCCCCACACATAATACGTCTCACCGCTCGCAGTCCCGCTGACCGTCTCCCGGATCAGGTTCCACCCGTCATAGACAAACACGCGGGTTTCATCCGGCACTGCGTTCCAACTGCCCGGCGTTCCGCTGTAAACCTGCTTCCGCACCCGGCGGCCCATGTAATCGTACAGGAACGTGATCCTCTTATCCGCTGTCTCTGCGGCGATCAGCCGGTTTTCGGCATTCCACGTATACGTGGCCCCGTCATAGCCGGTCATGTTGCCGTCATCGTCATAGAGCGGGGAAGCGTTCACGCCGCCGGTTAACGCTGTGTACCGGTTGGTTTCATCCGTGGCATATGTTGTCGCTGCGGACCCTTCTGTGGCGCTGATCCGGTTGCCGATGGGATCATATTCGTACAGCCTGCCCTCGGCATCCACCACCGCGGCGGGCGCTGCCATGGTTCCCGCTTTCCGCTCCGAGCCGGTCAGCTCGTTCCGGTCGTTGTAGGCATAGATGTTGTGGCGGGTCTGTGCGAACGCGGTTCCGCTGTTCTCAACGAACTTCCGGCGTCCGAGCTCATCATATCTGTAATCATACTGCGACACGACACTCGGACCGTTCCACGAGTTCAGAACCTGCGTCTTCAGGTTCCGTTTCGGCTCATAGGAATATGTTGTCACCAGACTGCCGGAGGTGACGGTTTTCAGCAGATCGGAGTCCGGCACATAGGAATATGCCACAACACCGTTTTTCACGCCTGCGGCCCAGTTCAGTCCGCTGAACCGGCCTGTTTTCTGACCGTCTTTCTCATCATCCCATTTATAGGTGATGTCATACACCGGGTCTGCTGTTCCGACTGCCAGCGTGAACCCCGCCGGACGGCCTTTCAGCGTGTCGCCGCTGCCGTCTTCGTACTTCCGGGTCAGCGTCAGCGTGTCGGGGCCGTAAACGCCGCCTGCGGCAACGGTTTCGCTCCTCAGGGCCAGGGTTGCCGGATCATATGCAAATGTGCGGGTGCCCGCGGCATCCGTGATCCGTGTCTGCCGTCCGAGCAGGTCATACCCGAAGGTGATCTCCGGCGTTCCGTCAGAATAGCCGATCTTTTCCAGCTCGCCGGTTTTGTCCTTGTACTCGTAACCGGTCGTCAGTGAACCGCCATTCCGTGCCCATGTCCGGGTTTCCAGCTTTCCGTCTGCCGTATAATCATATGCTGTCTGCTTTCCGTCCGCGTATTTTTTGGCCTTCAGCAGCCCGGTAATCCGGATATATTGTCATCAAAAATCCGGACAGCCCGGAAGTTCGTCAGGAACCGGAACCACAGCCTGAAAATCCACATCCGGGTTTTCAGGATACGGGTAACCCGAAGCTATTAAATACTGATTCTGAACCAATACTGAAAGAACGAACAACTGACGATAAAGCTAAAGCTCCGGCCAGTGTCGTCGTCGTTTCTTCGGAACCAAAGAAAAAACTTCGGGAAAAACCGGACACTGTTTTACAGGCCGGATCAAAGGCCGGGAAAGCGGCTGTCCCCGAAGAAATCCCCGATCAGCTTCAGGAAAAACCTGAACCT
This window encodes:
- a CDS encoding RHS repeat domain-containing protein, coding for MYDITYKWDDEKDGQKTGRFSGLNWAAGVKNGVVAYSYVPDSDLLKTVTSGSLVTTYSYEPKRNLKTQVLNSWNGPSVVSQYDYRYDELGRRKFVENSGTAFAQTRHNIYAYNDRNELTGSERKAGTMAAPAAVVDAEGRLYEYDPIGNRISATEGSAATTYATDETNRYTALTGGVNASPLYDDDGNMTGYDGATYTWNAENRLIAAETADKRITFLYDYMGRRVRKQVYSGTPGSWNAVPDETRVFVYDGWNLIRETVSGTASGETYYVWGLDLSQSVQGAGGIGGLLCSVSGGEVRRYTYDANGNVGQLVDEAGAIVARYEYDPFGNEIRAEGDDAQNNPFRFSTKYLDAETGLYYYGFRYYSAEIGRWISRDPLEEYGGPNMFMFAGNDGINVWDNLGLFSSFCDTHFDKYERDLNRSFEYNRRAYLLQQTMKYFADDFLQAEGEWNNIEMLKNRWRKEDNVNERVINYRVKVYYNYYLTEKAEYYSRLGDIQANLELAGKSWESAMKHRGEWNTCRCNNSKGWYCMWGSGMIGASMAIAGMTSSATFALPAGAVAYVVAVANGYVSARVCGESSYEAGAQSFGAGSFGYIADAGGRSAEELKALANPKMLRWLSGVAKVAPYASTILGITDTAINLHSINWNDVFFAGSEKPNI